The following nucleotide sequence is from Komagataeibacter medellinensis NBRC 3288.
TGGTACGAGCGCAACAACAACACACAGGCCCGTCGCTGGTATGCATTTGACATAAACAGCCCGACCACACCTTATGACCGCCAGTCCAATCCGCTGATCCATCAGTATACCAATTACTTCTATACCAATACATGGACTACCCATCTTCAGGACAGCTGGCAGATTACCAAGAATTTCAATCTGAACGCTGGCTTCAAGTCCGAACTGGTCTATACGAATGGCATCCTGCCGGTAGCAGGGCTTCCGGGTTCGCTATCTCCCGCATCGGCTCAGACCATTCCCGGTGGCCGGATCGCGACCGTAAAACCGTTCCTGCCTTCATTCGGTGCCTTGTGGAACATTACGCCGCATGAGCAGTGGTTCGCCAACATCCAGGAAAACATGCGTTCATTCCAGGATACAGGTTACGGTAACGCCAGTCCGTGGGGCATGACCAGCCAGTCAGCCTTTGAACTGTTCAAGAAGGAAGGCAAGCCTGAAACCGCCTGGACCTATGAGACCGGGTTCCGTACCAACCGCCACCTCAATGCCGGCCCCCTTACCAATATCAGCGGGCAGATCGAATATTACCACGTCCACTTTTCAAACCGCCTTCTGGCCGTCTCGTCCACACCCACCATTGCCTCGATCGTGGGCAGCGCCACGGTCCTGACCAATGTTGGCTCGGTATCGACCGATGGTATGGATTTCTCCTTTACGGCCCAGTTCGGGCGGCATTTTTCATTCTATAATGCGCTGTCCTATAACAAATCGGTCTATAACGACAATTACATGAGCGGCACCACCCTGGTTTCCACCGCAGGGAAAAATGTTGTCGGCATTCCCAACTGGACAGAAAAATTCGTAGCCTCCACCAACTGGGGCAATTTCTATGCCCAGTTCATCGGTGATGTGATCGGCAAACGGTACACGACCTATACCAATGACCTTTCCGTCAAGTCCTATGCCCTGTTCAGCATCAACGCAGGTTACACCATTCGCGGCATTCCCCATGTCCAGGGCCTCAAGGTACAGGGCAACATCACAAACCTGACCGGCACGCGCGGGTGGTCCACACTCAGCACCTCCTATGCCAGCGGTCAGTATTCCGCATTTCCCATTGCGCCGCGCATGTTCTTTCTTACCATTGGCGCCAGCTTCTAGGGATACGGGTTCATGCTAACACGCAGACAGACCATAACAGGCACTCTTATGGGCATGAGCCTGCTCCTTACGCGCAATGCCCATGCGGCCCCTTCGCTGGCACCGGTGCCACTGCTCATGGCACACCGTGGCGCTTCGGCGCTTCGGCCTGAACACACGCTGGCGGCCTATGCGCGCGCCATCATGGACGGGGCCGACTATATCGAGCCTGATCTGGTGCCCACCCGTGATGGCGTGCTGATCGCCCGCCATGAAAGCAACATCGCCGCCACGACGGATGTTGCAACCCATGCCGAGTTCGCCTCCCGCCGCCGCACCCAGACCATTGATGGCATGGAGGAGACCGGCTGGTTCACCACCGACTTCACCCTGGCTGAACTCAAGACCCTGCGCGCAAAAGAACGCCTGCCCACGGTGCGCGCGCACAACACCCGTTATGACGGGCATTTCGATATCCTGACCTTTGAGGAAGTCATCGATTTTGTCGCAGCCGAAGCCGCAGCCCGCGGGCGCGTGATCGGACTGATACCCGAGATCAAGAATTCCACCCATTTCCACAAGTTGGGCCACATACCAGAAGAAACATTCCTGCGCGTGATCGCGGCCCACGAATACACGCGTTTCTGCCCGCTTGAAGTACAGTCCTTCGAGACCGCAAACCTGCGCGCACTGCACGGCAGGGTGCAGACCATCAACCCGCAGGCCCGCCTGATGTTCCTGATGGGGGAACGCACGCAGCATGTACCCGACACGCTGGGCACATCCCGCCCCCTGACCTTCGGCGACCTGATGAGCGCTGAAGGGCTGGCGGGCGTACGCCAGTATGCCGATGTGATCGGGCCATCCAATACCGACATCATTCCGCGTGACGCCACCGGGGCATGGCTTGAGCCAACCACACTGATTGATGACGCACACCGGGCCGGGCTGCTGGTCCATTCCTATACCTTTCGGCCCGAAAACCGTTTCCTGCCCGCCCAACTGCGCGATGACCGTGGCGATGATGCCCGCAACCCACGCGGCTCCATTGCCGAAATCCAGCGCATGCTGAACATGGGACTGGACGGGTTCTTTACCGATGACCCGGCTATCGGGCGCGCGGCCTTGCGCGGTTAGGAAATATCCACCAAAAAACCGGTTCGGTGAAAATGCTCCAGTCTGCTGTTTTTACGAGCATCCTCACCTGTCTGAATGCACGCATTCGAACAGGATCGGCCCCAGGGCACGCTCCACCCGTCACAGGGCGGCACGTCCCCCATGGAAAAAGGCATGGCCTTGCAGTAACACTCCTGCCTGATACCCCCATGGGGGCCGGCATGCTGCGGGGCAACAGGACATTGAATTACAGACACAGCTATCATGCAGGCAATTTTGCCGATGTCATGAAACACGTCATGCTTGTGGCGCTGATCGACATGCTGCGCCGCAAGCCCTCGCCGTTTTCCATCCTTGATACGCATGCCGGTATCGGACTGTACGACCTTTCGGGGCGGGAAGCCCAGTCCACAGGTGAATGGCGCGAAGGCATCGGCCGCCTGCTGGCCCTGCCAACCGACCCGGCAACACCCCCGTGCCTGCAGCAGTGGCTGGACATGGTCCGGGCGGTGATGGCAGCCCATGATGGCCAGTTATTCTAT
It contains:
- a CDS encoding glycerophosphodiester phosphodiesterase family protein, encoding MLTRRQTITGTLMGMSLLLTRNAHAAPSLAPVPLLMAHRGASALRPEHTLAAYARAIMDGADYIEPDLVPTRDGVLIARHESNIAATTDVATHAEFASRRRTQTIDGMEETGWFTTDFTLAELKTLRAKERLPTVRAHNTRYDGHFDILTFEEVIDFVAAEAAARGRVIGLIPEIKNSTHFHKLGHIPEETFLRVIAAHEYTRFCPLEVQSFETANLRALHGRVQTINPQARLMFLMGERTQHVPDTLGTSRPLTFGDLMSAEGLAGVRQYADVIGPSNTDIIPRDATGAWLEPTTLIDDAHRAGLLVHSYTFRPENRFLPAQLRDDRGDDARNPRGSIAEIQRMLNMGLDGFFTDDPAIGRAALRG